In Anthocerotibacter panamensis C109, the sequence ATGAAGCCTTTCTCGTTCGAAATTCTAGTAATGTCTCTTTCCGTGTAGAAGTTGATGGTGGTGGCTTCGAAACAGATTATGATGGAATTTATTTAAATAACTGCGTTCATTGCGTAGTTGATAAGTCAGTGATTCATAATATTTCACATCTCTCTTCCAATAATAGACATGAGGGACATGGTATAGCAGTCTATGCATCGAAGGAAACGAAAATAACTAACAACTTTATTGAGCATAATGGTGGTAATGGAGTCTACATTGGCTCAGCTAACAGCACCTTGATTTCCTCTAACAATATCAATAATAATGGCTTGAGTGGAATACAAATAAATTTCAATATAAATAATTCGCCTACAAAGTACTTCACTATTGAGAAAAACTTCATTAATGACAATCTTGCTGATGGGGTTGATTGCAATAATACGACTTCGCCCTACCATGTCTATGGAAAGGTAATTGGTAATCACTTTAACCGAAATGGTTGGCTTAGCAACAAACCAACTAAAGACGGTAGTGGTGTGGGTACCTACATTAATATTAAAGATATAGAGGTTGTGGAGAATATCTCTGAGGATAGTGCTCAAACAGGTGCTTACTTCTCTGGAAGTTCCAACTTTTTATTAGCCAGAAATACAATTAGCAAATCTCCACTATCTTTAGGAAATGGAATATATATTGAGAATTCTCAGCAAGGATTAATAATCGATAATAGTATTACTTGGGGTTTAGGAATGGAAACTTTTAAGATCTTTGGCTTCACTAAGGATATAAGGGTCGAGAGCAATACAATTTATGGAGAGCTTGTGATAGTAGCTTCTTCAAATCAATCCCTAAGTCATACCAACCTTTACTTTCTCAATAATAAGTACACTTCTAACATGCCTTTCTCCAGTCCTTATGCAACTTTTTCTAATAACACACCCAGTCAAAATCAATGAAAAAAAATTTACTTATTAATGCTTCTAGGGTTGGACGTAATACGACGGGTGTAGCCTCTTTTACTCAATGTTTTATAGAGCAATGTATCAAATCTTTTAAGCATATTGATTTATTCCTTTCAGCCGGGCAAGAAAATATTTATTCCGTTCCTGCTCTTATTGCTCCTAAATGGTTTTCAATTTCCAAGGTTTCATCAAGGCTTCGTCCTATTTTTTGGCTAATTTATGCTACACCTATATTACTTAAGGGAAAAAGGAATGTTCTTTCAACTACTCACCATGTTGTTCCTTATCTCAAGCATCAAGTCATAACAATTCATGATATGAGACTTTATTTTCTACCTGATACCTATCTTCAAAAATTTTATTTTCACAACTTTCTTCCTTTTTTTATCTTGAGCCTAGATGGAATTTTAACTGTTTCGGAAACATCAAAAATAATGATAAGTAAAATTTATAATTACCCCTTAGATAAAATTTACGTTGTTCCTAATTCTCTCGATGTTTCTAGATTCTATCCGAGGCGATCAGATAATCTTAGCACTCATACTTTTCCCTATTTTTTAATCGTAGGTGCTAGCTGGCATCACAAAAATGCTCACGAGTTTCTAGAGCACTCAGACTTGTGGTCTGATCAATATAGACTCAAGATTATTGCATCTCCTGGTCCCTATAAAGATAGTCTAAGACATTTAGTGAATAGGAAAAGAATAGATCACAAAGTTGATTTTCTTTCAAGACTTGAAGAGGAAGGGCTTCTAGTCCTCTACCAGCAGGCTTCAGCTCTGATTTACCCTTCAATTATGGAAGGTTTTGGTATCCCCCCTCTTGAGGCTATGGCTTGTGGTGTACCAACTATTGTCTCGAACATTGATGTTTTCAGGGAGGTTTATGGAAATTCATCCATCTACGTAGAGTTGGGAAGCCGCAAGAGCTGGGTTCAGGCTCTTGACACTCTAAAAGACTCTAAACTTGTTGCAGAGAAAATAAAACTTGGATTTCTTAAAGTTCAGGAGTATTCTAAAGAGCGAATGCAAAGAGAAGTTGTGAGAGCAATACGAAGTATATGGCCAGAGATCGAGCTAAAGTCGCAAAATACAAACCCTACAAGCTATCTATATGATCAGTAGCTCATAGATAACCTCATTCTCTAAAAATTTTGCGGGGAAAGAACCTGATCAAAATCCTCTATTAAATGGTGTGCTGATGACACTTGCTATTATAATCCCTACCCTCAGAGCAGAGCAGGATCTGCAAAGGACTTTACCCTGTATTAGTAAAGTTGTTGACGTAGCGTTAATATGGACAGTTGATTCGTCTTCTGAAGATGGCACCTTAAGCATCTGCAAAAGTTATGGAGTTAATACTTATGTGATTAAACGTGCCGACTTCAACCATGGCGGAACTCGTAACCTTGCCCGTTCCCTTGTCCAGGCTGATATCTTAGTTTACATGACTCAGGATGCCGTCCCAGCCTCAGAGGATTTTATTGAAAAGCTGCTTATTCCTTTCCAAGACCCGCAGGTAGCTATTGTTTATGGTCGTCAGCTTCCCCACCCAGGAGCTGGTCCTCTAGAGGCATTCCCCCGACTCTTTAACTACCCTGATCATAGTTTCGTTAAAAGTAAAGCAGACCTTCCACGTCTAGGTATCAAGACGTTCTTCTGCTCAGACTCGTTTTGTGCCTACCGAGCTACAGCCTGGGATGCTGTAGGGGGCTTTCCCGAACACACGTTGACATGGGAGGATCAACATATTGCCGCCCGATTGATCGCGAAAGGATACAAAATTGCCTATGCTGCTGATGCCCAAGTTTATCATTCCCACAGCTATACTTTAAAACAGGAATTTCAACGCTATTTTGATACGGGCGCATTTTTGAATGGAGAGCGCTGGATGCAGGAATTAGCCGGAGGAGCAGAGGGTGAGGGCTTACGCTTTCTCAAGGCGCAGATAAAGTATTTACAGAATACAGGCAAAACCAGCCTAATACCCTATGCTCTACTAGCTACAGCAGTCAAATATGCAGGTTACCGGGTTGGACAATTAGAACCCTATCTGCCACGTTCTTGGAAGCGTCGGTTGAGCCAACAAAGTTATTTCTGGTGAGCAGAATCTCTTGGCAATCTCTACTAAGGCAAAACTTTGTATACTACACGCTTCACACGCTTTATTCCTGTGCATGACGCGTTGCTGAGTGAGATCAGGTCCTGCATATCCATCTTGCATCACAGCCCCAGCGGAAAATTTTAGCAAGGGGGTATCGATACAGGCTACCCTAAAGGGTGCCAGTAGGTTGACTAGCCTCGAAATACGTAAACTCAGCACCTTACGCAAGAGGTGGCAACAACTTTGGGCATAAATGAACCTTGCAGCTAATTAGGTTGTCCATTTTATTGGAGAGAAGGGGCTAGTGGTGAGGAGTGTGACAGAGGCTGCTTTCGTGAAAAATAGCTGCGTCATTTTTGGGGGTTCTGGATTTATTGGGACCCATCTGACTGAGTACATTCTGGAATTTAATCTCCATGAGCGGGTCTATATTTTAGATTTGGTCCGGCCCCGGATAGACGACCCGCGGGTAGTCTATCAGTACTGTGATGTGCGCCAGTCCATTGAACTGATGGTTGAGAACTGTTCTGTAGTTTACAATCTGGCTGCCCTGAGTAAAGAACCGGGCTATGCCTATTCCGAGTACTTCGACACCAACTATACTGGGGCAGTCCACGTTTGTGCTTTCGCCAAGCGTTTGGGCATTGCGAAACTTATTTTCACGAGCACCATGATGGTTTTTCGGCCCTCAGACGAGAAGATGACTGAGGACAGCCCCACCTACCCTGATACTGCCTACGGAATTTCCAAGCTCCTGGCGGAAAAAGTCCACGAACAGTGGCAGTGTGCAGGGGCGGGGCGGGTTCTGAAAATCGTCCGACCTGCGGTAGTCTTTGGTAAGTATGAAGGCGGTAATTACACCCGTTTGTACCGCACCCTCAAACGCAACTTTTTTTTCTACATCGGACGTAAAACTACGGTCAAGTCCAGTATCTATGTCCGCGACCTAGTTCGTTTCCTGGTCTGGTGTGCCAAAGAACCAACCTCTAAGTCCCTCTATAATTTTGCCTACCCCGAACCATTGACGATTCAGCGCATTGTAGAAGCGCTCTGTACGGTCATGGACCTCAGGCAACCGTTCCTGGTCATCCCCTTCAAGCTGGCACTGTGCTTGGGGTATGGGCTGGAGCTTTTAAGCAATTTAGGGTTGGTAAAGTCAGGGATCCACCACCGCCGTATCGAGAAACTGTACTACTCTACACACATCGTCCCACTCCATTGTCTGCAAACTGATTTCACCTTTGCCTATACCCTGGAGAGCGCCCTTGCCGATTGGCGACATCAATGTGGTGGTAGGGAACTATATTAAAGTCTGTCCCCCGCACCCTGCATATGAAAAAAGCACTCATCACGGGCATTGGGGGCCAAGACGGGGCCTATTTGGCTCGTCTGCTCTTGGCTAAAGGTTACGAAGTTCATGGCACCTCGCGGGATGCAGAGACCGCCTCCTTTACCGGGCTGAACCGTCTGGGTATCCGGGATAAAGTCCAAGTACATTCGATGGCGCTCAATGACTTTCGCAGTGCGATCCAAATCGTCGCGAATACCGCACCCGACGAGATCTACAATCTGGCGGGCCAAAGTTCGGTCGGGCTCTCGTTCGAACAACCCGTGGAAACCCTGGAGAGTATCAGCGTCGGCACGCTCAATTTGCTGGAGGTGATCCGCTTTTTGGGCAAGCCGATCCGTTTTTACAGCGCAGGTTCGAGTGAGTGCTTTGGCGATACAGGGGGGAGATCCGCCGACGAAGAAACGCCCTTTCGTCCCCGTTCGCCCTATGCGGTAGCTAAGTCGGCAGCCTTCTGGCAAGTAGCCAACTACCGTGAAGCCTATGGTCTCTTCGCCTGCTCGGGAATCCTTTTCAATCATGAATCGCCCCTCAGACCCCGGCGATTTGTCACCCAAAAAATTGTCTCTACCGTCTGTCGCATTGCTCAGGGCAGCCAGGAGCAGCTAAATCTGGGCGATATCACCATCCGCCGGGATTGGGGTTGGGCTCCAGAGTACGTCGAGGCGATGTGGCTGATGCTCCAGCAACAGCACCCCCATGACTTTGTGATTGCCACTGGGGTACACTATAGCCTGCAAGAATTTATCGAACAGGTGTTTGCTGGTTTAAATCTGGATTGGCGCGAGCATGTGGTCCTCAACCAAAAATTGTTGCGCCCCACCGATATTGCCATCAGCGTGGGCAATCCCCGCAAAGCCCGTGAGATCTTAGGTTGGGAGGCACAAGCAAAGATGAAAGAAGTGGTGCACATGATGCTACAGGCAGAAACTTCAGGTACCCTGGTTCATAATCCATCGTCCTAACCCCCCAGGAGCAGTCATGAAACGAGCGCTGATTACCGGTATTACAGGACAAGACGGTTCCTATCTGACGGAACTCTTACTCGGTAAAGGCTATGAGGTCCATGGCATTACCCGCCGCTCCAGTACTTTTAACACCGACCGGGTAGACCATCTCTACCGCGATCCCCATGACCCGGACGCCCGCATGTTCTTTCACTATGGGGACCTGGCCGACGGCACCGGGCTGAGGTCGATTTTGGAAAAAGTCCAACCTGACGAGGTTTATAATCTGGCGGCTCAATCGCATGTGGCGGTCTCGTTTCAGCAGCCGGAGTACACGGTGGATGTGGATGGCGTGGGCGTCTTGCGTCTGCTAGATGCCATCCGCGACTACGTCAAGCGCACGGGCAACGACCTGCGTTTTTATCAAGCCGGGACCTCCGAGATGTTTGGAGCTTCACCGCCCCCACAGTCGGAGACCACGCCCTTTTACCCGCGCTCCCCCTACGCTGCGGCCAAGGTCTACGCCTACTGGCAGACGGTCAACTACCGGGAAGCTTACGGCCTCTATGCCTCCAATGGCATTCTCTTTAATCACGAGTCTGAGCGCCGGGGCGAGACTTTTGTCACCCGCAAGATCACTCGGGCAGCGGCGCGTATCAAACTGGGCATCCAGAACAAGCTCTACCTGGGAAATCTCGACGCCAAGCGCGACTGGGGCCATGCTCAGGACTACGTTGAGGCGATGTGGCTGATGCTCCAGCAGGATGAACCCGGAGACTACGTAGTAGCGACCGGCGAATCCTACTCCGTGCGGGAATTCGTTGAGCGGGTCTTCACCCGCTTGGACCTCGACTGGCAGCAGTACGTAAAAATTGACCCGAGGTACTTCCGGCCTACGGAAGTGGAGTACCTGTGGGGAGACCCGACTAAGGCCAAAATCAAATTAGGCTGGAAGCCCAAAGTCACTATCGATGAATTGGTGCAGCGGATGGTAGACCACGACCTAGAGCTAGCGCAGCAGGAGCGGACGCTCAAGGACGCTGGCTATGTCGTGGCTCTACGCGGGATCGCCAATGACTAGCAGAGTCTCGTCTCTGAAAAGTTTCACAGAGGGCAAGATGGATGGAGATGGATAGAGCCGCTCGGGTCTATCTAGCGGGGCATCGGGGATTGGTCGGAGGTGCGCTCCTCAGCAAACTCCAAAGCCTGGGGTATGCCAACATCCTCACACGTACCCATACCGAGTTGGATCTGTGCGACCAAGCGCAGGTCCAACAATTTTTTGCAGAAAATCGCCCCGAGTATGTATTTCTAGCGGCGGCCCGAGTGGGTGGGATTTTGGCTAATAGCACCTATCCGGCGCAGTTCATCTATGACAATCTGATGATTGCCGCCAACGTCATTCATGCGTCCCACGTTTTTGGGGTCAAAAAGCTGCTCAACCTGGGCAGCAGTTGTATCTATCCGCGCCTTGCCCCGCAACCGCTCAAGGAGGAGTACCTCCTCACTGGCCCGCTGGAAGATACCAACCGGGCCTACGCTGTGGCTAAGATAGCTGCTATCGAACTATGCGACCACTACCGTACTCAGTATGGGTCGGATTTTATCTCGGCGATGCCCACCAATCTCTATGGCCCCGGAGATAATTTTGACCTCGCCAGTAGCCATGTGCTCCCAGCCTTACTGCGTAAAATGGTGGAGGCCAAAACCAACCACCAATCGGAGGTCGTGATCTGGGGGAGCGGTACGCCCCGGCGAGAGTTTCTCTATGTAGAAGACCTCGCGGACGCCTGTATTTTTTTGATGGATCATTTTTCTGAACCTGGACCCATTAATATCGGGACGGGAGGAGACTTAAGTATCCGCGAACTGGCTCTTATGATTAAAGACATTGTGGGTTATTCCGGGGCATTAGTTTTTGATGCGAGTAAGCCCGATGGGACGCCGCGCAAACTCATGGATATCTCACGGCTGAGACAGGCAGGTTGGCAAGCTCATGTCGTCCTCCCTGAGGGAATTCAACGAACCCTTGCTTGGTACCTGGTTCACCAATAGAGCGCTGGAGTCCCATTGAATTGACCCCGCCCCGTAGAATCACGGTATTGTCCAGGTTGATCTCATTTCCATAAGGCGTTAGGCTGCTTCAAGGAAAAATATTGGGATCATACTTTCTAGCACGGCTTGAGTATGTTCCTCTTAATACACTCAATCCAACTCGCTTGCACATGCTTAAAGAACCCCCCTTAACCCTGTGATGCCGTATACCCCTTCTGTGGCTAGCCCAACCGACTTGCGTGCTCCCGTCATTACCAAGCTGCGCCAGGGGATCGGTGTTGGCTCCTTGCGCGTCGTTGTCCTGGTCGGCCTTGATACGCTGCTGATCTCCCTAGCTTGGAGCCTTGCTCAGGTGTGGGGGACGCCTGTCATGCCCCTCCAACTTTGGAATGTCAATCAGAAGCCTGGATTACTGCTACCCATTTTGCTCGTGACCCTTGGCTTGGTGGCAGCTTCGGGCTTTTATGGCAACGACACCAAACGCCGAGACCTCTGGGGTCTGATCAAAGTGCTCACCCTGGGTCAGGCGGTACTTTTGCTGGTCGCCTTCCTCTACCAACCTGGTCTACTGGTTATTTCTCGATCAAGTTTTATCCTCTCCTGGTTGTTGACGCTGATTCTGGTCTGTAGTGGTCGGATGGTCGTAGACTTGCTCATCCGTTATCTGCGTCGCCAAGGGGCTGCTCGCTGGCCTATCTTTCTCATCGGCCATCCTGAAGACACCCAGCGTGCTTGCAAGCTGCTTGCTACCCAGGAACGTTATAAGGTGCTCGGTCAGACCGATTTAGCGACTGCCTCCAACACCGAATGGAGCGCCACCCTCGAACATATCCGGCAGTTGGGCGTCAGCGAAGTCTTCGTCTGCTCCTGGCAAGCACTCCCCGAACCCATGTTTGTCTACTGGGACCTCCAGCGCTCCGGCATCCGCCTGCGCGTCCTACCCATGGGCCTCGAACTCCCCCGCCGCCGCGCCGAGGTCAAAATGTTGGGCTCCTTGCCCACCATCCAATTCGCCCTGCCCTCTATCATCGGCTCCGACTTCTGGCTCAAGCGCGGCTTCGATCTGGTCGTCGCCTCCTTGATTCTGCTCGTGCTCGGCCCGCTCTACTGCGCCATTGCCCTGTGGATCAAGCGCGACTCCCCTGGACCAGTCTTCTATCGCCAGACACGCATTGGGCTCAAGGGCCAACCCTTCAAGGTCTGGAAGTTCCGCACGATGGTCTGTGATGCCGAAGCCCTGCAAAAAGAACTGGAGGCCAGCAATGAGATGAAAGACGGGGTGCTCTTCAAAATGAAGGAGGACCCACGCATCACGGGCATTGGTAAATTCCTAAGGCGCTACAGTCTGGACGAATTGCCGCAGGTCTTTAATGTGCTCGCTGGGGAGATGAGTTTGGTGGGGCCACGCCCGTTCCCGATGCGCGATGTGGAGCGCTTCAGCACCCATCACTTCATCCGGCAGGAGGTCTTGCCGGGGATCACAGGGCTGTGGCAGGTGTCGGGTCGGTCGGACATAGTGGACTTTGAGGATGTGGTGCGGCTGGATGTGGCGTATATCCAGAACTGGTCGCTGGCTTTGGATTTCGAGATCCTGCTCCAGACCATCAAAGTCGTCCTGGCGAAACAGGGGGCCTACTAAAGGCAGTCATCTTCCTTTAAGCTGGTCGTACCTGTTTTTTAGTCCTTGTATTTTTGTGCAGTGAACCCCATGAACCCTACCTTTTACCTTTGGTCATCTATATCCAGAGCCAGCCTCCTGGCTCTAGCCGTTCTTATGGGCGGCATGGTCGAGGCCCAAACTGCGACGCCTGTCAGTCTACCTCCCTTGCGGCCCCTTCCTAGCCCGCCTCCGCAGCCTTCGTTTCAGACCCTACCCCTCCAGCAACCGAGCCCACCACTCCAGATTGATAATGCCCAATCCTCCCTCCAGGACCAGCGCAACAACGATCCGACAACCAACAGCCGCGGGAATGCGAGCAATCCTAAACCCAAAGAAGCTCCGGTCCGAGAACGTAATGAATTCCAGGACCTGGTCACCTCTTCGCTGAACCAGGAATTGCCGATGTTCGGGTACAACCTGTTCACGGATACCCCTTCGACTTTCGCCCCTGTGGACCAAGTCCCGGCCCCTGCCGACTATATTCTTGGCCCTGGGGATGAAATCCTGCTCAGAGGTTGGGGGCAGATCGATGTTAACTTCAGCGCCGTCATCGACCGCAGTGGCAATTTCTATGTGCCGAAAGTAGGAAATGTCAGCGTTGCAGGACTTAAGTTCCGAGACCTCCAAGGCGTCCTCAAAACCGCCATTGGCCGCAATTTCCGAAATTTTGAGATCAGTACAAGTCTGGGACAGCTACGAACCATTCCGGTCTTTGTGGTCGGGCAAGCCGCGCAACCTGGGCGGTATACGGTGAGTTCCCTGAGTACCCTCGTCAGTGCTATTTTTGCCGCTGGTGGCCCCACGACAAAAGGATCGATGCGCAGCGTCCAGCTCAAGCGCAATGGTCGGGTGATCACAGATTTTGATATGTATGACCTGCTTTTGCGCGGGGATAAATCTAAAGATGTCAACCTCCAACCAGGGGATGTCATCTATTTCCGGCCCATTGGTCCCCTTGCGGCGGTGAGCGGGAGCGTTAATAACCCAGCTATCTTTGAACTCAAGCTGAGCGCTAGCCGGTCCCGTCCCTTTACGCTCCAGGACACCTTGGTGGACGGTAGAGGCTCAGCACGCCTAGGCGTCCAGGCCAGCCAGAGCAAGAGTCAGGCTACCCTGCGCGACCTGCTAGGACTGGCTGGGGGCTTGGGTACGACAGCTTCTGGGCAGCGTGCGGCGGTCGAACGTATTGCTGATCGAGCCCTGCGGCGAGTAGATGAATTTCCGCTGGACAACGACGGACTACAACGGGTGATCCAAGACGGCGATCTGATCACCATCCAGCCCGTTTCCTTGCGTTTTGAGAATGCCATTACGCTCAAGGGCAATGTAGAAAAGCCGTCGCGCTATTCCTATCACCCAGGGATGCGTATCAGTGATGTCATCACCAGCGAACGGATGCTCGTTCCGCGCTCCTATTACCTGGGCAAAAATCAGTTGACGCTACAGCCTAAAGAAACCCTGGCGCTGCAACTAGACAGTTCATCCGGGAGTTCTACGCCAGCGTCTGAGGATCTGCCTGCCTCACAGACAGACATCCGACCTGCACGATCCGAAGTCAATTGGGATTACGCAGTTATTGAGCGCCAACAGAAATCAGACCTCTCCACAAAACTGCTGGCCTTTAACCTTGGACTGGCTGTGCGCCAGCGCGACCCCGACCAAAATCTCCCCCTAGAACCTGGCGATGTCATCACGGTCTTCTCTAAGGACGATATCCAAGTCCCGAAGGCCAAACAGACTGTCTTTGTCTCGTTGACGGGTGAGTTTAATGCCCCTGGAGTTTATCAAGCACTCCCCAACGAAACCCTGCGCCACCTCATCTCCCGGATCGGGGGGGTCACGAGCAATGCCTACCTCTATGGAGCCAGCCTCACGCGCGTCTCTGTTCGTCAGTCCCAGCAGCGCAATCTGAACGAGGCGCTGAATCGCCTGGAGAGCGAGGTGACGACCAATGCCACGCTAGGGGCCAAGCGCAATGAGCAGCCTGAAGCCTTTGCAGCCCGCGTCAAGGGTCAACAAGAACTGGTCGCCCGACTCCGTCAGGTCAAGGCCAAGGGTCGGCTAGTCCTCGACCTTGAACCGGAGCGCAATCGCCTGGAAGACCTCCCGGACATCCCCCTTGAGGATGGCGATAATTTTTATGTTCCTCCTCAGCTCGGTGTCGTCAGCGTGTTTGGTCAGGTCTACAACCAAAATACCTTCATCTACAAACCGGGCGAAACCGTCAATTACTATCTGAATAAGGCCGGGGGCATCACCCGGAACGCCGATGGTGGCAGTGCCTATGTCTTGCGGGCCGATGGTTCGGTCTTGAGTAGGCAGCAAGTCAGTGGCGGGGGGCTGTTTGGCGGCGGCGGGAATTTTGAAGCGACCCGACTCATGCCTGGAGATACGCTGGTCATTCCTGAGGAACTCAATCGCGCCGATACCGTCGCAGATCTCAAAGATGTGGCCCAGATCATCTTCCAGTTTGCGGTGGCCGCGAGTGTTGTGTTGCGTTAGTCTTTTGTCTCCCGTAGGTAAGCTGCCATGAAAAACCTCACCCAGAGCCAGACCCCGGCCTTAATCGAAGAGGAAGAAGGGTCTGGCATCAGTCTGCTCGACCTTTTCATCGTCCTGGCCTACCACAAAAAGGCTATCCTCCTCGCGACGCTAGGGAGTGTCATTCTGGCCTTGGGCTTGAGTTTCCTCCTCCCGGACACCTATACCGCTGAGACCACCATCCTCCCGCCACCCAAAAAAGCCGCTGGGGCTTCGGCTTTGTTAGGTAGTTTGGGGGGGCTGGGCGACCTCTCTGGTTCTTTGGGCCTCAATGACCAGAGCAAGCTCTACGTGGGGATGCTCACCAGTCGGACGGTGGCAGACCGTTTGATTGAGCGCTTTAAGCTCAAGGTGGTTTGGGACATGAAAACCTTGGCAGATACCCGCAAGGCTCTAGAGTCCTCAACCACCATCACAGCGGGCAAGGACAGCATCATTGCCATCGAAGTCGAAGACAAAGACCCCCAACGCGTGGCTCAATTGGCTAATGGTTATGTTGAGGAGTTGTACAAACTCACCCAGACCTTGGCGGTGACTGAAGCCTCCCAACGCAGGCTCTTTTTTGAGAAACAGCTCAAGATCGCCAAAGAAGGACTCGCTAACGCCGAAGTCGCGCTCAAAAAGACCCAAGAGAAAACGGGCCTAATCGAGATTGACAACCAAGCCCGCGTCATCCTAGAAGCCATTGCCACGCTCCGGGCCCAGGTAGCAGCCAAAGAGGTAGAGCTAGGAGCCATGCGAACCGCAACCACCACCCAAAACCCCGACTACATCCGCGTCCAGGAAGAGCTTAAAGGACTCAAGGCCCAACAGATCAAGTTGGAGCAGAGCCAGAACAAGCGTGGCGATATTTTTGTGGCTTCTGGGAAAGTCCCCGAAGCGAGCCTGGAATATCTACGGGCGGTGCGGGATGTGAAGTACTATGAAAAGATTTTTGAGTTTACTGCTCAACAGTTTGAAGTAGCCAAGATTGATGAAGCGCGGGATTCTTCGCTGGTCCAAGTTCTTGATCAGGCGATTCCTCCTGAGAAAAAATCCGGCCCCAAGCGCTTGCAGATTACCCTTGTCGTAGGGCTCGTGGCGCTTATTCTGAGTGTGTTCTGGGCCTTTGCCAACAGCGCCTATCAACAGATGCAAGCCAATCCAGAACAAGCCCTGCGCCTCCAGGAATTGCGCGGCCTACTCTGGGGCTCCAAAAGGGGTCGTTCGTGAACAGGGTGTGTGCACGTCCAATCCGTAATACACTGAAACAAAAGACGTGCCGGCATTTAGGGGATACCAATGGTTAGCATCCGACCCGACGAAATCAGCAGCATTATCAAGGATCAAATCGCCCAGTATAACCAGGACCTCCAGGTTGCCAATGTGGGTACTGTTTTGGAGGTCGGGGACGGCATCGCACGTATCTATGGCCTAGAGAAAGCCATGGCCCAAGAACTGCTCGAGTTTGAGGACGGCACGATTGGAATCGCCCTCAACCTTGAAGAAGACAATGTCGGAGCCGTTTTGCTTGGGGATGGGCGCAAGATTCGAGAAGGTTCTCAGGTCAAAGCCACCGGGCGCATCGCGGAAGTCCCCACTGGAGAGAGTCTGGTTGGTCGTGTGGTCAATGCTCTAGGGATTCCTATGGATGGCAAAGGTCCCCTCAGCGGCATCACCCCCCAACTGCTGGAGGCCATGGCCCCAGGCATCATCAAGCGCAAATCGGTCTGCGAACCCCTACAAACTGGAATCACCGCCATCGACGCTATGATCCCCATCGGGCGGGGTCAGCGTGAACTGATTATCGGCGACCGTCAGACGGGTAAAACTACCGTCGCCATTGACACCATTCTCAACCAGAAAGGCTCTGGGGTCATCTGCATCTATGTCGCCATCGGTCAGAAAGCCTCGACCGTGGCCCAAATTTACGGCACCCTCCAGGCGAAAGGTGCGATGGACTACACGATTATCGTGTCCGCCAACGCCTCCGACCCCGCCGCCCTCCAGTTCCTTGCGCCCTATGCTGGAGCGGCTATGGGCGAGTACTTCATGTACAAAGGGCAAGCGGTCCTCATCATCTATGACGACCTCTCCAAGCAAGCCGCAGCCTACCGGCAGATGTCTTTGTTGCTACGCCGTCCGCCGGGGCGAGAAGCCTATCCAGGCGATGTATTCTACCTGCACTCGCGGCTTCTTGAGCGGGCAGCCAAGCTCTCCGATGCTCTGGGCGGGGGTTCGATGACAGCCCTACCTATTATCGAGACCCAGGCTGGAGATGTCTCTGCCTATATTCCGACGAACGTCATCTCGATCACAGACGGTCAGATCTTCTTGGAGTCGGACCTCTTCAACTCTGGAGTCCGTCCTGCCATCAACGCCGGGATCTCAGTC encodes:
- a CDS encoding glycosyltransferase family 4 protein, with product MKKNLLINASRVGRNTTGVASFTQCFIEQCIKSFKHIDLFLSAGQENIYSVPALIAPKWFSISKVSSRLRPIFWLIYATPILLKGKRNVLSTTHHVVPYLKHQVITIHDMRLYFLPDTYLQKFYFHNFLPFFILSLDGILTVSETSKIMISKIYNYPLDKIYVVPNSLDVSRFYPRRSDNLSTHTFPYFLIVGASWHHKNAHEFLEHSDLWSDQYRLKIIASPGPYKDSLRHLVNRKRIDHKVDFLSRLEEEGLLVLYQQASALIYPSIMEGFGIPPLEAMACGVPTIVSNIDVFREVYGNSSIYVELGSRKSWVQALDTLKDSKLVAEKIKLGFLKVQEYSKERMQREVVRAIRSIWPEIELKSQNTNPTSYLYDQ
- a CDS encoding glycosyltransferase family 2 protein, whose product is MTLAIIIPTLRAEQDLQRTLPCISKVVDVALIWTVDSSSEDGTLSICKSYGVNTYVIKRADFNHGGTRNLARSLVQADILVYMTQDAVPASEDFIEKLLIPFQDPQVAIVYGRQLPHPGAGPLEAFPRLFNYPDHSFVKSKADLPRLGIKTFFCSDSFCAYRATAWDAVGGFPEHTLTWEDQHIAARLIAKGYKIAYAADAQVYHSHSYTLKQEFQRYFDTGAFLNGERWMQELAGGAEGEGLRFLKAQIKYLQNTGKTSLIPYALLATAVKYAGYRVGQLEPYLPRSWKRRLSQQSYFW
- a CDS encoding GDP-mannose 4,6-dehydratase translates to MKKALITGIGGQDGAYLARLLLAKGYEVHGTSRDAETASFTGLNRLGIRDKVQVHSMALNDFRSAIQIVANTAPDEIYNLAGQSSVGLSFEQPVETLESISVGTLNLLEVIRFLGKPIRFYSAGSSECFGDTGGRSADEETPFRPRSPYAVAKSAAFWQVANYREAYGLFACSGILFNHESPLRPRRFVTQKIVSTVCRIAQGSQEQLNLGDITIRRDWGWAPEYVEAMWLMLQQQHPHDFVIATGVHYSLQEFIEQVFAGLNLDWREHVVLNQKLLRPTDIAISVGNPRKAREILGWEAQAKMKEVVHMMLQAETSGTLVHNPSS
- a CDS encoding right-handed parallel beta-helix repeat-containing protein; amino-acid sequence: MAKPIDDSEKIIRAIRNLLPGTTLILKGDFIAGNIEIANKSDISIIVDGNLTSKYEKLKSLKRDIYPSNYPLFNIINANNLHFSGKYLKSKFYEAFLVRNSSNVSFRVEVDGGGFETDYDGIYLNNCVHCVVDKSVIHNISHLSSNNRHEGHGIAVYASKETKITNNFIEHNGGNGVYIGSANSTLISSNNINNNGLSGIQINFNINNSPTKYFTIEKNFINDNLADGVDCNNTTSPYHVYGKVIGNHFNRNGWLSNKPTKDGSGVGTYINIKDIEVVENISEDSAQTGAYFSGSSNFLLARNTISKSPLSLGNGIYIENSQQGLIIDNSITWGLGMETFKIFGFTKDIRVESNTIYGELVIVASSNQSLSHTNLYFLNNKYTSNMPFSSPYATFSNNTPSQNQ
- a CDS encoding NAD-dependent epimerase/dehydratase family protein; this encodes MKNSCVIFGGSGFIGTHLTEYILEFNLHERVYILDLVRPRIDDPRVVYQYCDVRQSIELMVENCSVVYNLAALSKEPGYAYSEYFDTNYTGAVHVCAFAKRLGIAKLIFTSTMMVFRPSDEKMTEDSPTYPDTAYGISKLLAEKVHEQWQCAGAGRVLKIVRPAVVFGKYEGGNYTRLYRTLKRNFFFYIGRKTTVKSSIYVRDLVRFLVWCAKEPTSKSLYNFAYPEPLTIQRIVEALCTVMDLRQPFLVIPFKLALCLGYGLELLSNLGLVKSGIHHRRIEKLYYSTHIVPLHCLQTDFTFAYTLESALADWRHQCGGRELY